One region of Babylonia areolata isolate BAREFJ2019XMU chromosome 29, ASM4173473v1, whole genome shotgun sequence genomic DNA includes:
- the LOC143302210 gene encoding F-box/WD repeat-containing protein 8-like isoform X2: MANVELSEFRKNWLKELKQQNNRTTQRPSASDHSGPSSSAQAESTSDHRDSDFKPGGVTSEATDYTPLQGSVHKDEAGNCREQKESQRPPLPENEDCQQRALVDYNNAFDCHSEASATYYPFRILTTLLNRATSEEGPKHRRKTSGERQVEENSFTVPPKREYFSSKSHDDGKDASPKKAKKEDQKNDRDDESKDYLDLFIADLVSKSWRSLAEDELLWCRICHTLGFEKDTLTVEYSDWKSRVRQYTIIKRNLELNWKGRTGKLHNLHYAKGGVLCAVHSCNSTIVAGYSNCQTKLWEVMSGETCIFQPSSTALIIDESEEEGTISNEILHVATCSTVTAASYTHGFVDVWSNEQGTEPLYTFPCEGRGSLRQPSSLQLWENPQSVYLSVSSGHHVQVHSVRSGEGAVMDTWVFDSVVKKTKWLQDTREATTTTTSTLTPTLTIATNDTVSVVALQERDGGHGRHQMVELHNIVDAPVTCMDARLHPEQVVVGFTLNTGPAQYFRVDVYDIMTRGVTASLAGHTACVLCVNMAESPPHQLVTGSRDRKVRVFDTRAAQSALMTLMGHSAPVTTVQMDEWKVVSGDEAGFVCVWDQRMASKLWEMNNRHPVRYCHFEERQLVIGHVPYVKQHSNEFDFDTGLHQRHRGSLHVYDFLADQMRQGVPEICLSTYDEPQGYNYNITLAMPYDQV, from the exons ATGGCAAACGTTGAATTGTCAGAATTTAGGAAGAACTGGTTGAAAGAACTAAAGCAACAAAATAACCGGACTACCCAAAGACCTTCTGCCTCTGACCATTCTGGGCCATCCAGCTCTGCTCAGGCTGAATCTACTTCAGATCACAGAGATTCTGATTTCAAACCAGGTGGTGTGACATCAGAGGCAACAGATTACACACCTCTTCAAGGATCAGTTCACAAAGATGAAGCAGGGAACTGCCGCGAACAAAAAGAATCTCAACGCCCCCCTTTACCAGAAAATGAAGACTGTCAACAAAGAGCCCTTGTGGATTACAATAACGCTTTTGACTGCCACTCAGAAGCATCCGCCACATATTACCCTTTCCGTATACTGACCACTTTGTTGAATCGTGCAACTTCAGAGGAAGGACCAAAGCACAGAAGGAAAACTAGTGGTGAAAGGCAGGTTGAAGAGAACAGCTTCACTGTTCCACCAAAACGGGAGTACTTTTCATCCAAGAGCCATGATGATGGCAAAGATGCTTCTCCAAAGAAAGCGAAAAAGGAAGATCAAAAGAATGATCGGGATGATGAGTCCAAAGACTACCTTGATTTGTTTATTGCTGATCTT GTGAGTAAAAGCTGGAGAAGTCTGGCGGAGGATGAGTTGTTGTGGTGTCGCATCTGTCACACCCTTGGCTTTGAGAAGGACACCCTGACTGTGGAATACAGCGACTGGAAAAGCCGCGTTCGGCAGTACACCATCATCAAGCGGAACCTGGAGTTAAACTGGAAG GGCCGCACTGGGAAACTGCACAACCTGCATTATGCAAAAGGAGGCGTGCTGTGTGCCGTGCATTCTTGTAACTCCACGATCGTCGCTGG CTACAGCAACTGCCAGACCAAGCTGTGGGAGGTGATGTCGGGAGAGACGTGTATCTTCCAGCCCAGCAGCACGGCGCTGATCATTGACGAGTCGGAGGAGGAGGGCACCATCAGCAACGAGATCCTCCACGTCGCCACCTGCAGCACAGTGACGGCGGCATCCTACACCCATG GCTTTGTGGACGTGTGGAGCAACGAGCAAGGCACGGAGCCCCTGTACACCTTCCCCTGTGAGGGGCGGGGCAGCCTGCGTCAGCCCAGCTCCCTGCAGCTGTGGGAAAACCCGCAGAGcgtgtacctgtctgtcagcaGCGGGCATCACGTGCAGGTGCACAGTGTGCGCAGCGGGGAGGGGGCCGTGATGGACACCTGGGTGTTTGATTCTGTC gtgaagaaaacaaaatggctCCAGGACACAAGggaagcaaccaccaccaccaccagcaccctgaCACCCACGCTCACCATCGCTACTAACGACACGGTCAGCGTGGTGGCGCTGCAGGAGAGAGACGGCGGCCATGGCCGACACCAGATGGTGGAGCTTCACAACATCGTTGACGCGCCGGTGACGTGCATGGATGCGCGGCTGCACCCCGAGCAGGTGGTGGTTGGGTTCACACTAAACACTGGACCAGCTCAGTATTTCAGg GTGGATGTCTATGACATCATGACAAGGGGGGTCACCGCCTCCTTGGCGGGTCACacagcgtgcgtgctgtgtgtcaACATGGCGGAGAGCCCTCCACATCAACTGGTGACAGGAAGTCGGGACAGGAA GGTACGCGTGTTTGACACGAGAGCGGCGCAGTCAGCGCTGATGACCTTGATGGGTCACTCAGCGCCAGTCACGACGGTGCAGATGGACGAGTGGAAGGTGGTGTCTGGGGACGAGGCGGGGTTCGTGTGCGTGTGGGACCAGCGAATGGCCAGCAAGCTGTGGGAGATGAACAACAG ACATCCTGTTCGCTACTGCCACTTTGAGGAGAGGCAGCTGGTGATTGGCCACGTCCCCTACGTCAAGCAACACAGCAACGAGTTTGACTTTGACACCGGCCTTCATCAAAG aCACCGAGgttcccttcatgtgtatgaTTTCCTGGCTGACCAGATGAGACAAGGGGTGCCCGAGATCTGTCTGTCGACATACGACGAACCTCAGGGATACAACTACAACATCACACTGGCCATGCCCTACGACCAGGTGTAG
- the LOC143302210 gene encoding F-box/WD repeat-containing protein 8-like isoform X1, with product MANVELSEFRKNWLKELKQQNNRTTQRPSASDHSGPSSSAQAESTSDHRDSDFKPGGVTSEATDYTPLQGSVHKDEAGNCREQKESQRPPLPENEDCQQRALVDYNNAFDCHSEASATYYPFRILTTLLNRATSEEGPKHRRKTSGERQVEENSFTVPPKREYFSSKSHDDGKDASPKKAKKEDQKNDRDDESKDYLDLFIADLNEISEIPFFDVSLPREVAIKIFWYLDAMDLCRCAQVSKSWRSLAEDELLWCRICHTLGFEKDTLTVEYSDWKSRVRQYTIIKRNLELNWKGRTGKLHNLHYAKGGVLCAVHSCNSTIVAGYSNCQTKLWEVMSGETCIFQPSSTALIIDESEEEGTISNEILHVATCSTVTAASYTHGFVDVWSNEQGTEPLYTFPCEGRGSLRQPSSLQLWENPQSVYLSVSSGHHVQVHSVRSGEGAVMDTWVFDSVVKKTKWLQDTREATTTTTSTLTPTLTIATNDTVSVVALQERDGGHGRHQMVELHNIVDAPVTCMDARLHPEQVVVGFTLNTGPAQYFRVDVYDIMTRGVTASLAGHTACVLCVNMAESPPHQLVTGSRDRKVRVFDTRAAQSALMTLMGHSAPVTTVQMDEWKVVSGDEAGFVCVWDQRMASKLWEMNNRHPVRYCHFEERQLVIGHVPYVKQHSNEFDFDTGLHQRHRGSLHVYDFLADQMRQGVPEICLSTYDEPQGYNYNITLAMPYDQV from the exons ATGGCAAACGTTGAATTGTCAGAATTTAGGAAGAACTGGTTGAAAGAACTAAAGCAACAAAATAACCGGACTACCCAAAGACCTTCTGCCTCTGACCATTCTGGGCCATCCAGCTCTGCTCAGGCTGAATCTACTTCAGATCACAGAGATTCTGATTTCAAACCAGGTGGTGTGACATCAGAGGCAACAGATTACACACCTCTTCAAGGATCAGTTCACAAAGATGAAGCAGGGAACTGCCGCGAACAAAAAGAATCTCAACGCCCCCCTTTACCAGAAAATGAAGACTGTCAACAAAGAGCCCTTGTGGATTACAATAACGCTTTTGACTGCCACTCAGAAGCATCCGCCACATATTACCCTTTCCGTATACTGACCACTTTGTTGAATCGTGCAACTTCAGAGGAAGGACCAAAGCACAGAAGGAAAACTAGTGGTGAAAGGCAGGTTGAAGAGAACAGCTTCACTGTTCCACCAAAACGGGAGTACTTTTCATCCAAGAGCCATGATGATGGCAAAGATGCTTCTCCAAAGAAAGCGAAAAAGGAAGATCAAAAGAATGATCGGGATGATGAGTCCAAAGACTACCTTGATTTGTTTATTGCTGATCTT AATGAGATCAGTGAGATTCCTTTCTTCGATGTGAGCCTGCCACGTGAAGTTGCGATAAAGATTTTCTGGTACTTGGACGCCATGGATTTGTGTCGATGTGCTCAG GTGAGTAAAAGCTGGAGAAGTCTGGCGGAGGATGAGTTGTTGTGGTGTCGCATCTGTCACACCCTTGGCTTTGAGAAGGACACCCTGACTGTGGAATACAGCGACTGGAAAAGCCGCGTTCGGCAGTACACCATCATCAAGCGGAACCTGGAGTTAAACTGGAAG GGCCGCACTGGGAAACTGCACAACCTGCATTATGCAAAAGGAGGCGTGCTGTGTGCCGTGCATTCTTGTAACTCCACGATCGTCGCTGG CTACAGCAACTGCCAGACCAAGCTGTGGGAGGTGATGTCGGGAGAGACGTGTATCTTCCAGCCCAGCAGCACGGCGCTGATCATTGACGAGTCGGAGGAGGAGGGCACCATCAGCAACGAGATCCTCCACGTCGCCACCTGCAGCACAGTGACGGCGGCATCCTACACCCATG GCTTTGTGGACGTGTGGAGCAACGAGCAAGGCACGGAGCCCCTGTACACCTTCCCCTGTGAGGGGCGGGGCAGCCTGCGTCAGCCCAGCTCCCTGCAGCTGTGGGAAAACCCGCAGAGcgtgtacctgtctgtcagcaGCGGGCATCACGTGCAGGTGCACAGTGTGCGCAGCGGGGAGGGGGCCGTGATGGACACCTGGGTGTTTGATTCTGTC gtgaagaaaacaaaatggctCCAGGACACAAGggaagcaaccaccaccaccaccagcaccctgaCACCCACGCTCACCATCGCTACTAACGACACGGTCAGCGTGGTGGCGCTGCAGGAGAGAGACGGCGGCCATGGCCGACACCAGATGGTGGAGCTTCACAACATCGTTGACGCGCCGGTGACGTGCATGGATGCGCGGCTGCACCCCGAGCAGGTGGTGGTTGGGTTCACACTAAACACTGGACCAGCTCAGTATTTCAGg GTGGATGTCTATGACATCATGACAAGGGGGGTCACCGCCTCCTTGGCGGGTCACacagcgtgcgtgctgtgtgtcaACATGGCGGAGAGCCCTCCACATCAACTGGTGACAGGAAGTCGGGACAGGAA GGTACGCGTGTTTGACACGAGAGCGGCGCAGTCAGCGCTGATGACCTTGATGGGTCACTCAGCGCCAGTCACGACGGTGCAGATGGACGAGTGGAAGGTGGTGTCTGGGGACGAGGCGGGGTTCGTGTGCGTGTGGGACCAGCGAATGGCCAGCAAGCTGTGGGAGATGAACAACAG ACATCCTGTTCGCTACTGCCACTTTGAGGAGAGGCAGCTGGTGATTGGCCACGTCCCCTACGTCAAGCAACACAGCAACGAGTTTGACTTTGACACCGGCCTTCATCAAAG aCACCGAGgttcccttcatgtgtatgaTTTCCTGGCTGACCAGATGAGACAAGGGGTGCCCGAGATCTGTCTGTCGACATACGACGAACCTCAGGGATACAACTACAACATCACACTGGCCATGCCCTACGACCAGGTGTAG